Proteins from one Sarcophilus harrisii chromosome 2, mSarHar1.11, whole genome shotgun sequence genomic window:
- the CD74 gene encoding HLA class II histocompatibility antigen gamma chain isoform X1: protein MEDQRDLISNHEQQPMLGGSAGGQHRSCNQGAFYTGFSVLVALLIAGQAATVYFVYQQQGRLDKLTVTSQNLQLESLKMKLPKASIPMNKLRLATPMLMRELEPETLPSMDLTKIGNNTKDQVKYLLLQSDPRRSFPELTKSFQENMKKLKNNMETKNWKNFENWMHQWLLFEMSKKPNEENVEKKTEPLQKVMTKCQLEASSVPPVHPGMFCPKCDENGNYEPLQCHGSTGLCWCVYPNGTEVPHSKSRGRHTCSGLLDEEMFSSGLGFPKQQ, encoded by the exons GTCCTGTAACCAAGGAGCCTTTTACACTGGTTTCTCTGTGCTGGTGGCCCTGCTCATTGCTGGCCAAGCTGCAACCGTCTACTTTGTGTACCAGCAGCAGGGGAGGTTGGACAAGCTTACGGTCACTTCCCAGAATTTACAGCTTGAGTCTCTGAAGATGAAGCTCCCTAAAG CCTCCATTCCAATGAACAAACTGCGACTGGCTACACCCATGCTTATGAGAGAATTGGAGCCTGAGACCCTCCCATCCATG GACTTGACCAAAATTGGAAATAATACCAAGGACCAAGTGAAGTACCTATTACTG CAGTCTGATCCCAGAAGGTCTTTCCCTGAGTTGACCAAAAGCTTTCAGGAGAACATGAAGAAACTCAAGAACAACATGGAAACCAAGAACTGGAAG AATTTTGAGAACTGGATGCACCAGTGGCTTCTGTTTGAGATGAGCAAGAAGCCCAATGAAGAGAATGTTGAAAAAAAGACTGAGCCTCTTCAGAAAG TTATGACCAAGTGCCAGCTTGAGGCGAGCAGTGTTCCTCCCGTCCACCCGGGCATGTTCTGCCCCAAGTGCGACGAAAATGGCAACTATGAGCCCCTCCAGTGCCACGGCAGCACTGGTTTGTGCTGGTGTGTCTACCCCAATGGCACCGAGGTCCCCCACAGCAAGAGCCGCGGTCGCCATACTTGCAGTG GTCTCTTGGATGAAGAGATGTTTTCCTCTGGACTGGGTTTTCCTAAGCAG caGTAA
- the CD74 gene encoding HLA class II histocompatibility antigen gamma chain isoform X2 translates to MEDQRDLISNHEQQPMLGGSAGGQHRSCNQGAFYTGFSVLVALLIAGQAATVYFVYQQQGRLDKLTVTSQNLQLESLKMKLPKASIPMNKLRLATPMLMRELEPETLPSMDLTKIGNNTKDQVKYLLLQSDPRRSFPELTKSFQENMKKLKNNMETKNWKNFENWMHQWLLFEMSKKPNEENVEKKTEPLQKVMTKCQLEASSVPPVHPGMFCPKCDENGNYEPLQCHGSTGLCWCVYPNGTEVPHSKSRGRHTCSGLLDEEMFSSGLGFPKQ, encoded by the exons GTCCTGTAACCAAGGAGCCTTTTACACTGGTTTCTCTGTGCTGGTGGCCCTGCTCATTGCTGGCCAAGCTGCAACCGTCTACTTTGTGTACCAGCAGCAGGGGAGGTTGGACAAGCTTACGGTCACTTCCCAGAATTTACAGCTTGAGTCTCTGAAGATGAAGCTCCCTAAAG CCTCCATTCCAATGAACAAACTGCGACTGGCTACACCCATGCTTATGAGAGAATTGGAGCCTGAGACCCTCCCATCCATG GACTTGACCAAAATTGGAAATAATACCAAGGACCAAGTGAAGTACCTATTACTG CAGTCTGATCCCAGAAGGTCTTTCCCTGAGTTGACCAAAAGCTTTCAGGAGAACATGAAGAAACTCAAGAACAACATGGAAACCAAGAACTGGAAG AATTTTGAGAACTGGATGCACCAGTGGCTTCTGTTTGAGATGAGCAAGAAGCCCAATGAAGAGAATGTTGAAAAAAAGACTGAGCCTCTTCAGAAAG TTATGACCAAGTGCCAGCTTGAGGCGAGCAGTGTTCCTCCCGTCCACCCGGGCATGTTCTGCCCCAAGTGCGACGAAAATGGCAACTATGAGCCCCTCCAGTGCCACGGCAGCACTGGTTTGTGCTGGTGTGTCTACCCCAATGGCACCGAGGTCCCCCACAGCAAGAGCCGCGGTCGCCATACTTGCAGTG GTCTCTTGGATGAAGAGATGTTTTCCTCTGGACTGGGTTTTCCTAAGCAG TAA